A single region of the Accipiter gentilis chromosome 6, bAccGen1.1, whole genome shotgun sequence genome encodes:
- the NPPC gene encoding C-type natriuretic peptide: protein MQISPLLAGGLLLALLSVRLEAKPASQLPQKASRGSTAAAAGPPEAAAAEREKERDKERDKERGSSSSGGGGGGGSGPREAREARAETRPRAGWARLLQDPPGRRHKGLHKKGLGKGCFGLKLDRIGAMSGLGC from the exons ATGCAGATCTCACCCTTGCTGGCTGGTGGACTTTTACTCGCTCTGCTCTCCGTCAGGCTGGAGGCGAAGCCGGCATCTCAGCTCCCACAGAAG gcctcccGCGGCTCGACGGCAGCGGCGGCAGGTCcgcccgaggcggcggcggcggagcgggagaAGGAgcgggacaaggagcgggacaaGGAgcgcggcagcagcagcagcggcggcggcggcggcggcgggtcgggCCCACGGGAGGCGCGGGAGGCGCGGGCCGAGACGCGGCCGCGGGCGGGCTGGGCGCGGCTGCTGCAGGACCCGCCGGGCCGCCGCCACAAGGGCCTCCATAAGAAGGGCCTGGGCAAGGGCTGCTTCGGCCTCAAGCTGGACCGCATCGGCGCCATGAGCGGCCTCGGCTGCTGA